The window ATTTCCGACCAGGACAACTTCCAGAATCTGGTTCGGGCCAAGATCAAGGGCAGCGCGGGCCTGTTCGAGCATGGCAGCGATCTGCTTCCTGATCTCCGCGGTCAAGCGCTCCTCACCGCCCTTGTTCATCATGACATAGGAGACGCGACTCATCAGATCTTCGCCGTAACGGATCTGCGGATTCATCGCGGAATCCTCCCAAACCAGTTCGCCTCGCGTAAGATCGTAAAGATAAAGCGCGACTGACGTCGATCCGATGTCCACGGCCGCGCCATAGGCATCAAAGGGGGACGGCGGCCAGACGTCGATAATCCATTGATCGTCGCGCACGACAGCGATCAGCTGTCGCTCGTTCTGGGCAAGGATCGGTTGCAACTTGATGAGGGTGCGATGCTCGGGCCTGGCCTCGATCCCAAACTCGCGCAAGGCTGCCATCAACGCCTCGGCATCGCTCGGATTGTCGTCAAGTTCCGGTTTCGGCAATTCGCACATGTAAAGACGAATGGCAGGGTTGGGTTCACACTCGATTGCGGTCCCTGTTTTCGAATTGACCGACTGATGCTGGCGTGCGTCGCTTGGAACCTCAATGACAGCATTGCCGCAAAGTTGCGCACGACAGGCAAGGCGACGCCCTTCTCGCATCAAGCCCTTTTCGACAGCCTTGGCTTCGCTGTCCGTGAAGGGAGACAGTGCATCAGCACTGACGCTGATCTTGAACTTTGCGTGCTCACCGGGCGAAACTTCAATCTGGCAGCGCTTGCAGAGGCCCTTGCCGCCGCAAATGGACTGAATGTCGACTCCTGCCGCAAGCGCCACATCATAGACGGTCTGGCCCGGCCGCGCTTCAGCGCGAATGCCGGAGGGCGTGAAGATCACCTTATGCGTGCTGACGCCCATCAGTTGCCCAAAGCCTCCGCTGGATAGCGATCGAACTGCGGCAGGCCATCATCGATCTCGTAATAACCACCCTTTTCGGACACGAAGATATGCCCGCCCACATCTATTCCGTCGGTATTTTCAAGCCCTCCGGGAAGAACGCTAATGGAGTTCGTGCTCCTGTTGGCCCAAAAAAGCAGGCTGCCGCATTGCGCACATCGTGCGTGTTCGGCTGCGCCGGAATGCGGCGACCAGACTATATCGCCAGACACAAAAAGACGGTCTCGTCGGGTTCTGCAGGCAGCGAGAAAATGTCCTGTCAGGCTTCGGCATTGAGTGCAGTGGCAATACCAGATGTCGGCAAGCCCCGTCGCGCGATACGACACCGCACCGCACAGGCATTTGCCGTTATATTCGCGATCAACCACGACGGCGGCCACTCCTTCGGCCTTCGCGCCCGCCCCGGCCCTCTCCCTCGGGCGAGGGTTCGCGGAACTGGCGGATCCAGTTTGCACAATTTGGATCGACGCCATTCAGCACATCCGCGGCCTTGATTGCAGGCACGAGGCCTTCATGCAGCGGGTTGAGGATGGCGCTCGTCATGCCCATGCCAGCAATCATCGGCAGGAAGCTGTTGTTGATCGCGTGGCGGTTCGGCAGGCCGAAGCCGATGTTGGATGCACCGCAGGTCGTATTGACCTTCAGTTCCTCCCGCAGACGCCGCACGAGCTGGAAAACATCGCGGCCAGCCTTGTTGATCGCACCAATCGGCATAACGAGGGGATCGACCACGACATCTTCCGGCTTTATGCCATGATCCTGCGCACGCTGGACGATCAGCTTCGCAATTTCGAAGCGTTCGTCCGGGTCTTCCGAAATGCCGGTTTCGTCATTGGAGATGGCAACAACTGCTGCTCCATATTTTTTGACTAGAGGGAGAACGCGCTCCATCACTTCGCTCTCTGCGGTCGTGGAGTTCACAAGCGCGCGACCCTTGTAAACCGCCAACCCGGCCTCGAGTGCCTCAATGATCGAGGAATCGATGCACAGGGGAACGTCCGTAACCGACTGCACAAGTTGGATGACTTCAGCCAGAATCTTGGGTTCGTCCGCCAGCGGAATGCCGGCATTGACATCAAGCATCTGGGCGCCTGCAGCGACTTGTGCCAGCGCATCTGCAACAACGCGATCGTAATTGCCTTCCTTCATTTCGGCAGCGAGGAGCTTCCGGCCTGTTGGATTGATCCGCTCTCCGATCATCACGAAAGGCTGGTCGAAGCCGATGACGACGTCTTTGGTGGCAGAGCTCAGTACGGTTCTTGTCATGAAAATGTCCTTCAGTTTTGCGCTGATTTGTAAGTCGATTGAGCCAAAGGCGGATGCGGCGCAGCCCAGGGCTTGCGGCTGCCAAGAACTCCGGAACGGCCGACGATCTCGCCAATCCATTCTTCCTGCTTGTAGGCCATGAGATGGACGCCGGACACGCCTTCAATCTCGGCCAGTTGCTGCATGAGTTCGACAGCGATGGCGCGGCCTTCCGCTTTAGGCTTTTCGGCTTGCTCCAGCCGCCGAATGATGGCTTCCGGAATGTGTACCCCCGGAATGGCGCTTCGCAGCCACTTGGCTGTCTTTGCCGAAGCGAGCACGCCCACACCCATCAGCACATAGCATTTCTCGGTCAGGCCAAGATCGCGCGCCTGAACCATGAATTGGCGAGCCATCTCGATATCAAAGCAATATTGCGACTGGACGAACTGCGCACCAGCCGCGACCTTCTTGGCGAATTGGTCTGCTCGATTGGCATAGGGCGGCGCAAAGGGGTTGATGGACGCGCCGAGAAACAGGCGCGGCGGATGGTCAATCGTGCGACCGCTCAGGAAGCGACCTTCGTCGCGCAAGGTCTGCACAGTGGATAGCAGCGAGACGCTGTCCAGATCAAATACGGCCCGCGCTTCCGGGTGATCGCCGACGCTCACATCATCGCCGGAAAGACAAAGCACCGAACAGACGCCCAGAGCCGCCGCTCCGAGAACATCGCCCTGGATCGCAATGCGGTTACGGTCTCGGCACGAAATCTGTATGATCGGGGAATAGCCGACGCGCGTCAGGATCGCGCACACACCCAGACTGGACATGTGGCAATTGGCGCCCGATCCGTCGGTCGCATTGATGGCGTCGACGTGGCCATCGAACAGGATCGCACGGCGCAAGACTTCGTCAGGATCAGCAGAATCTGGCGGTGCTATTTCGGACGTAATCGCAAAATGCCCTGCGCGCAGGACACGCTCGAACCGTCCATGCGAAACATGTCCGGGCAACATGGGCAAGGGATCGCCCGGGTTGGCACCATAGGCTTCGAACTGTTCATGCGCGTCAAGCATCGCGCGCCATCCTCAGCCAGGAAGACTGACCTTTGGCCTGGTTGTCGACGGCGAATTGCAAGGTCTTGATTGCAGAGCCGCCCTTCATGCGGGACGCACCGTCCCACGCAGCGACCCAAACGCACCGCATTTCAGGCCTGACCTCACAATGGCCATTCTCGCGGACGCCGCCACACGGACCATTGCGAATGGTCTTGGGGCAATTCATCGGGCACGACATGCCAGTGCTCGAAAGCACGCAGTTTCCGCACATCTTGCAATCGAAGAAAAGGCCCTTCCCCTTTGCCTCCAATGCCGTGATCGGCTTGTCCAGACGGGTCCCAAAGACGCGAGTGACAACGCGAAGCAGTCCGACGATGGCCGGATTGACCAGATCATAGGTTCGCTCCATCGCGCGCGAATGTTTCACCGACCATAGTCGCAAGCTATACATGGGCCGCTGCGTCCTTGCCGCCTGCCTTGGCCAGGAATGGTGCAAGGTCACCATATCCGACACGATGGTAGACATAGTTCAGACCAAGTTTTTCGGCCGCTGCTCTGGCCTGCTCCTGCAAGGCCGGGCTTTCCGTTTGGGCCAGATAGACAAGATCCCGATAATTCCCGAAATAGCTGTCCCGTAAATGCGGGAAGCGATCGAGCCCGAGCCCCCCGAAGACCAGCCGATCGAAATTGCGCACGAGATAGTCCGTCAGGAAGAAGCTGCCGATTTCAGCGTCGGTGATGTCAGCAAACCGAGCACTGCCAGCATAGAATTCATAACAATGCGCGTGCGGGAGCCTTACCGCATCATGCTTGGCGAGAACTGCATCCAGGGCGCCGCCCGTTCCGCATTCTCCATAGCCAACCAGAACCTGTTCAAACTCCCCGCGGCGTTCGGTCAGTATCTCGTCAACGCGCGGGGCAATCTTGCTTGGCGTATTATGGAACTCGGCTGGCAGGCACTGCAACTCCGTTTCGCCGTCGCCCAGTCCCAATTGCTTGCGAAGTGCGACGACTTCTGCCGCCAGTGCGCCGCAAGCAAGGATCAGGCATTTTCCGCTCATCGCAGGGGCCTTTCGTCGCGATCCCCTCAGCTGTTCCGGCCAACCAGCGCACGGGCGAGTTCAGCACTGATCGCCGCGTCGCGGCCATAGCTGTGCGCACCAATGGCGTCTGCAAATTCCTGATTCAGCGGTGCGCCGCCCACCATGACGGGGAGTTCCTTGAGAATGCCACGCTTATCAAGCTCCTCGATCACGACGCCCATATAGGGCATCGTCGTGGTCAGCAGGGCCGACATGCCGAGGATCGCCGGCCGATGCTCGTCAATCGCGGCCAGATATTTTTCAACCGGGTTGTTGATCCCGAGGTCAATGACTTCGAACCCCGCACCTTCCAGCATCATGCCGACGAGATTCTTGCCGATGTCATGAATGTCGCCCTTCACGGTGCCGATAACATATTTGCCAAGGCTCGCCTTGCTGTCCGTTGCTGCCAGAATTGGGCGAAGCAGCTCCATGCCGCTCTTCATTGCTCCGGCGCATTGAAGAACTTCAGGGACGAACAGAATGCCGTCGCGGAAATCCACACCGACGATCCGCATGCCTTCGACGAGCGCTTCCGACAGGATGTTGTTTGCATCCCATCCTCGCTCAAGCAAAATCTGCGTGCCTTCATGCACTTCGTCGGCAAGACCATCATAAAGATCGTCCTTCATCTGGTCGACCAGATCTTCGTCATTCAGGTCCCGCAGGATGATTTCGTCGTCAGCCATGGAATTCCTCGCCCATTTTGCTTCAATGCATGAAAGATGCGCCAAAGGCTGCATTCAATATATTCCAGAATCGCCATTTTCTGTTATAAGATCGACATGCGCTTTTGGCATGCCCGATGACGGAAACCTCAAGACAGGAAGCCCTGGAGCGGCGCGGGACGCTGCCACGGCATTTCGTGTTCCTGCTCGTCCCGGAGTTTTCGCTGATGCCATTCACCGCAGCCGTCGAGCCGCTTCGGGTCGCGAACAGGATGCACGGCGGCACGCCCTATAGCTGGAGCACCGCAAGTGCTGACGGTTTGCCGGTGCGCGCAAGCAACGGCACGTTGGTTCAGGTGGACTCCGCACTCGGCACCAGCAGCCAGGCCGATGCCGTGATTGTCTGCGGTGGCATTGCCGTTGCCGAAAAACTCGATCCGGCGGTGGCCTCCCGGCTCCGGCGCTACTCGCGGCGGGGCGTGCAGTTGGGAAGCGTCTGCACGGGCAGCGTCATCCTTGCGGATGCGGGCCTTCTTGATGGCTACCGCTGCACCGTTCACTGGGAAGAAATTGACAGCCTTGCCGAAAACTATGCCGCACTGACCGTCACGCGCAGCCTGTTCGAGATTGATCGGGATCGCTTCACCTGCTCCGGCGGAACAGCACCGCTTGACCTGATGCTCCACTTCATCTCCGCCGATTTCGGGCGTGAACTGGGAGCGCGCGTCGCGGACCAGATGCTGCATCATACGGCGCGGCAAGCCTCGGAACCCCAGCGCCTTGCGCTTTCAGAGCGGACTGGGGTGCGTCATCCCCGCCTTCTTGACGTCATCGCAGCAATGGAAAGCAATCTGGAAAGCCCGCTGCCACTCTCGGACCTGGCGCAGGCAGGGGGCATGTCATTACGCCAGATGGAACGCCTGTTCATGCAGAATCTGACTACACATCCAGCGCGCTATTACCGCAACCTGCGTCTCAATCGCGCCAGGCAAATGGTGCAACAAACGGGGATGTCGATGATCCAAATTGCGGTTGCGACCGGCTTCACGTCCGCTGCGCATTTTGCAAAGGCTTATGGTTCGCTGCACGGCCTGCCGCCCAGCCGCGACCGATCTTCGGCTTCGGCGAGCCGAAATACCGGGTTTGAGCCAGCTAGTCGGCGTCCGGCTCCAGGCCTCGAGCGAGACGCTCCCGGAACAAAAGGATCACAATAGCCCCGCCGACCGCAATCCCGGCGTCCATTGCCCAGAAGGCAGACGGGCTCATCTGGTCGAAATAGCTGCCGACCCACCCCGCCAGCGTGTGGCCGACAAATGGCGAGAGGAACGCAACGCCCATCATCGTGGCCGTCACAGACGCGGGCGCGCACCTGCTGACCAGCGCCAGCGTCGTTGGCCAGTAGTACATCCAGGCCAGCCCCATGATCAGCCAGGCCGCAATGGCCCAACCGGACCCGACACTGTCCGGAGCGGATGTCCCAAAGTTTCCGATCGAGAGGAGCATGGCAGAAAAGGCCACGATTGCCGTCCCGATGCCGATCTTCGTCACGCTGCCCGGCTCGCTCGCCCTTTTCGATTGCCAGGCCCAGAAGGATATCAACAGTGGCGCAGCGGCAATCGCCCCGATCGAATCCGCCGACGCAAACCAGCTTGACGGAACTTCGCCCCACATCGTCTGAAGGTTCACATATTGATCAACCCAGAGGATGCCGATGCTCCAGAACATCGGGTAGGCAATTTCTGCCGGTATCGTCAAAATGATGACTAGGAGAAGGACAAGGATGCGACGTCGTTCCGCTGGTGAGAGTGGCTGGGCCTTTTCACGCTTGCGGCCAACCGGACGGTCGTCCGGCAAATGGCGCTGGCCAAGAACATAGGCAGCCAGGGCCAGCAACATGAGGACAGCGGCGACGGCGAACCCGGCATGCCATCCGTAAAGTGCAGCAACCAGGCCAGTGACAAACGGGCCGGATGCCGCGCCAATGCAAATGCCTGTCGAAAAGATCGTGAAGCCGCGCGACCGCCGCGATTCATCATCGACTGGATAGAGTGAGCCGACCTGCGCGGAAATATTGCCCTTCAGAAAGCCTGAGCCGAGGATCAGCAGCACGAGCGCGATCAGGAAGCTCTGGTAGAATGACATGGCGAGATGGCCCGCACTCATCAAGAGAACGCCCACCATCACCGTGCGCTTTGCGCCCAGAATGCGGTCTGCCACCCAACCGCCCAGGATCGGTGTGAAATAGACGAGCCCCGCATACCAGCCATAAATGATCGAAGCGAAGGCGAGATCACTCATCGCACCCCGAAACTCGAACACGCTTCGCAATGTGGCAAGGCCAAGCACCTGAGCGGCATTCAAGGGAAGGAGCAATTCCTTGACCATGTAGAGTGCCAGCAAGGCCGACATGCCGTAAAAGGAGAAACGCTCCCACATTTCGGTGAAGGAGAGAAAATAGAGCCCTTTCGGATGGCCCGCAAACGTATCCATCTCAACCTGCTTTGCGGCATCCATAATCAATTCTCCTCCCCGGCATTTTGCTATGGCTGCCGCTTTTCAGCACCGTCGCTGATCAAAAGACCCGGTGTCAACTCGAATGCGCACAACACATGGTCAGCCGTTGCGCATTAGCACCAACCCTTGGACCGGGATGACGGCCTGATGCTCTATCAGTTGAAAGCAGCGTTTGATTGACTGCGGCAGGGTAAACCGAAAGAAGCGACATACGGGACATCGCAGAGGCGGGATGCGAATGAAGAATGCCGATACAAACGCGAGATATACGGGCGGAGCTCTTCTAGTCGGCCTCATGGGTCTGTCGTTATTTGTCAATTATATTGATCGCGGCAATCTGGCGACGGGAGCAACACAAATCAGGGCAGAGCTTGGGCTATCCGCCACAGCATATGGTGCGCTGCTCTCAGCCTTCTACTTTGCCTACGCCTTCTGCCAACTCCCCGCCGGTGCTCTCGCCGATCGCATTGGTGGCAAACTGGTACTCGGGATTGGCGCAGCTCTCTGGTCGATTTCGACAATCCTGACGGGAATCGTCCATGGCTTTATCGGACTGTTCATTCTTCGCATGATGCTTGGTGTAGGAGAAAGTGTCGCTTTTACAACGACATCGAAGATAATCGCCAGCAATGTTCCGCGCACAAAGATTGGCCTTGCGAATGGTATCATCGGGTTCGGCTATCTGGTTGGTCCCGCTGTCGGCACGTTGATCGGCGGCCTTGTAATGGCAAAGTGGGGCTGGCGGTCGACATTCCTGATTTTCGGCGCGATCTCTCTCCTCTGGCTTATTCCGTGGAGCCGAGTCCGGATCCGCGAGGCGCTGCCGGACGCGTCTGAAACGCACGAGCCCGTTGAACCCGTCACACTCTCGCAGATCTTGCGACAACGCGCTTTGTGGGGCGCATCGCTCGGCCATTTTGCTGGCAACTGGAACTGGTACTTCATTCTTGGCTATTTGCCGATGTATCTCGAAATGGGCCGCGGCTTTTCAAAGGAGCAAATGGCGACCGTGGTGTCCGGCGCCTATTTCGTGAATGCCATCGCAGCGCTCGTTGGCGGATGGGCGATCGACAAGGCGATCAAGTCAGGCTGGTCTCCTTCGCTGTCCTGCAAACTGCCATTGGCCGCAGCGCATATCGCCGGTCTGGGTTGCATGATGGCCATGCCCGTCATGCCCCTTGCCGCATGCATTGCACTGCTCTTTGTCTACGAAATCTTCCTGGGGCTTTCCTGCCCGGCTTATTTCATCATTCCGCAAATCATGGCTGGCCCCAATGCCGCTGCGCGCTGGGTCGGCGTCCAGAACATGGCCGGAAATCTGCCAGGCATAATCGGGCTGCTCTTTGCCGGAATTCTCATTGATGCCGAGAGCGGATCCTACTTCACGGCCTTCCTGTTTGCGAGCCTCGTCAATGTCCTCGGATTGATAGGCTGGATAGGCATTCTGCCCAAAGTTCAGGAAATTGATTGGCGCACAGCCTGATCAGGCCTTGTCCAATCTGCGTGCGACCGGAACGGCGATTGCGATGGCCATGATGCAAAATACCCCACCAAGCGGACCAATGGGCGTGTAACCGCCAAAGCTC of the Aquisediminimonas profunda genome contains:
- a CDS encoding GFA family protein; its protein translation is MVDREYNGKCLCGAVSYRATGLADIWYCHCTQCRSLTGHFLAACRTRRDRLFVSGDIVWSPHSGAAEHARCAQCGSLLFWANRSTNSISVLPGGLENTDGIDVGGHIFVSEKGGYYEIDDGLPQFDRYPAEALGN
- a CDS encoding dihydropteroate synthase, with product MTRTVLSSATKDVVIGFDQPFVMIGERINPTGRKLLAAEMKEGNYDRVVADALAQVAAGAQMLDVNAGIPLADEPKILAEVIQLVQSVTDVPLCIDSSIIEALEAGLAVYKGRALVNSTTAESEVMERVLPLVKKYGAAVVAISNDETGISEDPDERFEIAKLIVQRAQDHGIKPEDVVVDPLVMPIGAINKAGRDVFQLVRRLREELKVNTTCGASNIGFGLPNRHAINNSFLPMIAGMGMTSAILNPLHEGLVPAIKAADVLNGVDPNCANWIRQFREPSPEGEGRGGREGRRSGRRRG
- a CDS encoding methylenetetrahydrofolate reductase is translated as MLDAHEQFEAYGANPGDPLPMLPGHVSHGRFERVLRAGHFAITSEIAPPDSADPDEVLRRAILFDGHVDAINATDGSGANCHMSSLGVCAILTRVGYSPIIQISCRDRNRIAIQGDVLGAAALGVCSVLCLSGDDVSVGDHPEARAVFDLDSVSLLSTVQTLRDEGRFLSGRTIDHPPRLFLGASINPFAPPYANRADQFAKKVAAGAQFVQSQYCFDIEMARQFMVQARDLGLTEKCYVLMGVGVLASAKTAKWLRSAIPGVHIPEAIIRRLEQAEKPKAEGRAIAVELMQQLAEIEGVSGVHLMAYKQEEWIGEIVGRSGVLGSRKPWAAPHPPLAQSTYKSAQN
- a CDS encoding methylenetetrahydrofolate reductase C-terminal domain-containing protein gives rise to the protein MKHSRAMERTYDLVNPAIVGLLRVVTRVFGTRLDKPITALEAKGKGLFFDCKMCGNCVLSSTGMSCPMNCPKTIRNGPCGGVRENGHCEVRPEMRCVWVAAWDGASRMKGGSAIKTLQFAVDNQAKGQSSWLRMARDA
- a CDS encoding DUF1638 domain-containing protein, which gives rise to MSGKCLILACGALAAEVVALRKQLGLGDGETELQCLPAEFHNTPSKIAPRVDEILTERRGEFEQVLVGYGECGTGGALDAVLAKHDAVRLPHAHCYEFYAGSARFADITDAEIGSFFLTDYLVRNFDRLVFGGLGLDRFPHLRDSYFGNYRDLVYLAQTESPALQEQARAAAEKLGLNYVYHRVGYGDLAPFLAKAGGKDAAAHV
- a CDS encoding corrinoid protein is translated as MADDEIILRDLNDEDLVDQMKDDLYDGLADEVHEGTQILLERGWDANNILSEALVEGMRIVGVDFRDGILFVPEVLQCAGAMKSGMELLRPILAATDSKASLGKYVIGTVKGDIHDIGKNLVGMMLEGAGFEVIDLGINNPVEKYLAAIDEHRPAILGMSALLTTTMPYMGVVIEELDKRGILKELPVMVGGAPLNQEFADAIGAHSYGRDAAISAELARALVGRNS
- a CDS encoding GlxA family transcriptional regulator, with the protein product MTETSRQEALERRGTLPRHFVFLLVPEFSLMPFTAAVEPLRVANRMHGGTPYSWSTASADGLPVRASNGTLVQVDSALGTSSQADAVIVCGGIAVAEKLDPAVASRLRRYSRRGVQLGSVCTGSVILADAGLLDGYRCTVHWEEIDSLAENYAALTVTRSLFEIDRDRFTCSGGTAPLDLMLHFISADFGRELGARVADQMLHHTARQASEPQRLALSERTGVRHPRLLDVIAAMESNLESPLPLSDLAQAGGMSLRQMERLFMQNLTTHPARYYRNLRLNRARQMVQQTGMSMIQIAVATGFTSAAHFAKAYGSLHGLPPSRDRSSASASRNTGFEPASRRPAPGLERDAPGTKGSQ
- a CDS encoding peptide MFS transporter, with amino-acid sequence MDAAKQVEMDTFAGHPKGLYFLSFTEMWERFSFYGMSALLALYMVKELLLPLNAAQVLGLATLRSVFEFRGAMSDLAFASIIYGWYAGLVYFTPILGGWVADRILGAKRTVMVGVLLMSAGHLAMSFYQSFLIALVLLILGSGFLKGNISAQVGSLYPVDDESRRSRGFTIFSTGICIGAASGPFVTGLVAALYGWHAGFAVAAVLMLLALAAYVLGQRHLPDDRPVGRKREKAQPLSPAERRRILVLLLVIILTIPAEIAYPMFWSIGILWVDQYVNLQTMWGEVPSSWFASADSIGAIAAAPLLISFWAWQSKRASEPGSVTKIGIGTAIVAFSAMLLSIGNFGTSAPDSVGSGWAIAAWLIMGLAWMYYWPTTLALVSRCAPASVTATMMGVAFLSPFVGHTLAGWVGSYFDQMSPSAFWAMDAGIAVGGAIVILLFRERLARGLEPDAD
- a CDS encoding MFS transporter, translated to MKNADTNARYTGGALLVGLMGLSLFVNYIDRGNLATGATQIRAELGLSATAYGALLSAFYFAYAFCQLPAGALADRIGGKLVLGIGAALWSISTILTGIVHGFIGLFILRMMLGVGESVAFTTTSKIIASNVPRTKIGLANGIIGFGYLVGPAVGTLIGGLVMAKWGWRSTFLIFGAISLLWLIPWSRVRIREALPDASETHEPVEPVTLSQILRQRALWGASLGHFAGNWNWYFILGYLPMYLEMGRGFSKEQMATVVSGAYFVNAIAALVGGWAIDKAIKSGWSPSLSCKLPLAAAHIAGLGCMMAMPVMPLAACIALLFVYEIFLGLSCPAYFIIPQIMAGPNAAARWVGVQNMAGNLPGIIGLLFAGILIDAESGSYFTAFLFASLVNVLGLIGWIGILPKVQEIDWRTA